DNA from Syntrophorhabdaceae bacterium:
GTGATAGATGATGTAAATTCCACTATATTGGACTTTCCGCCTTCAAGGATATTCTGGTCTATGAGAGAGGCAATATTCAGGGCAGTCCCATTTCCTATGGGTTTTCTTTTTTCTGTATCTATCTTAGACGCTGCAGCTATATTTTTTATATCTGCCTTTATCTCATCGGATACAGCCATATCTTTTGCAAAATTGCCTGTTATCTCTTTAAAGAAGGCTATGTTGTCCGGGTCGGTGCTGGAGGTATTATGGTTTAATGTATATCCATTTTTATGGACAGTATTTACCTCTTTGATAATCGCCTTGGCAAGCTCATCTATATATGCTATGAAATCATTTATCTGACCATCACGCATCTCTATGAGGCCACGGGTCTTACCGCCTGTTATATTGCTTGTTATATCTGTTATGTTTCCCGATGCATCCTTCCATCCCACATTATAAAAACCTGTAGTCTCATCATCCATCACAGTAAGCTGCCATGATTGGCCTCCATCAACAAGGGGTTTGCCTTTGGAGGTTAGTATGGTGACCCTTCCGAAACCATCCTCAAAATAGTTTATATCCAATTTTCCAGCCAGCTCTTTAATATACTCTGTCCTTTTGTTTAGATAGTCGTTTGCCTCGCTTGTAGAGGTAGAACCCTCAAATATCATCTTATTGAGGTCTGATATAGCAGAGGTAATATTGTTTATGTCGTCTATCTCAAGTTTGAGTTTGTTGTTTAGTTCTATTTGAATGTTTTTTAGACCATTATATATGTTATTT
Protein-coding regions in this window:
- the flgK gene encoding flagellar hook-associated protein FlgK, whose amino-acid sequence is MSISSILNIAKNALSASQMAIQVTSHNISNVNTKGYARQAPVFEEESASFVGGILIGNGAKVDSVIRYYDRYLEKQLAGKNSEFQEQTIYSQYFERIEGILNEDSNKLTSSITEFFNSWQELSADPESTAVREGILAAATNMSRSINNIYNGLKNIQIELNNKLKLEIDDINNITSAISDLNKMIFEGSTSTSEANDYLNKRTEYIKELAGKLDINYFEDGFGRVTILTSKGKPLVDGGQSWQLTVMDDETTGFYNVGWKDASGNITDITSNITGGKTRGLIEMRDGQINDFIAYIDELAKAIIKEVNTVHKNGYTLNHNTSSTDPDNIAFFKEITGNFAKDMAVSDEIKADIKNIAAASKIDTEKRKPIGNGTALNIASLIDQNILEGGKSNIVEFTSSITNRIGQLTKSAKNFLEYSEDTMQIMEKQRESVSGVSLDEEMANLIKFQYAFQAASRLFTVADELFQSILRAV